In the Haloarcula salinisoli genome, CGAACTCGACACGCTCGGGGAACTGACCCGGACCGCGTGGGACAACGGCGTGCAGGTGATGGTCGAGGGGCCGGGCCACGTCCCGATGGACGAGGTCGCCGAGCAGGTCGAACGCCAGCAGCGCGTCTGTGACGGCGCGCCGTTCTACGTGCTTGGCCCGCTGGTGACCGACATCGCGCCGGGCTACGACCACATCACCAGCGCTATCGGGGCGACTGAAGCCGCCCGGGCCGGTGCTGCTATGCTCTGTTATGTCACCCCCAAAGAGCACCTCGGACTGCCCGAGCAGGAAGACGTACGGGACGGGCTGGCGGCCTACCGTATCGCCGCGCACTCGGCGGACGTTGCTAACGGTCGCGATGGGGCCCGTGCCTGGGACGACGCGCTCTCGGAGGCCCGCTACGCCTTCGACTGGCGCGAGCAGTTCGACCTGGCGCTCGACCCCGAGCGCGCTAAATCGTACCACGACCAGACCCTCCCCGGTGATAACTACAAGGAGGCCCGCTTTTGCTCGATGTGTGGCGTCGACTTCTGTTCGATGCGCATCGACCAGGACGCACGCGAGGACGGCGAGATGACCGACATCGAGACGGGGAGCGACGAGCGGACCGACGCTGGCGACTCGGCCGCCGCCGAGGTGAACCGTCCGCCGGTCGGCACGCACGGCGGCGCGTCGGTACCATCTGGGGCCCTCGGAGACGACGAGTAAACTCAACGCTCCGATAGTTCTTTATGAGACGGTTGTCTACGATGAAACGATGTCAAAGAAGATACTCCTCCTGCTTACGGTCGTCGCCGCCGTCGGTGCGGCGTACGTCGTCAAGAAGTAACGCGGTCTCCGCCGTCGTATCGTATCCGACCACCCTTTTCAGAACGCTTACCCGACCGACCGGTCTAGTCGTGCCTATGTACGGTGTCGTCACGCGAAACGAGGAGGAGACGGAGTGGTCCGAGTTCGACCGGGCGTTCTACGAGGTCAAAGACGTCACCGGACGGGCGACCGACCCCGTCGAGGGGGCGGTGAACATGGTGTCGTGTTTCGGGGACAACGCCGTCGAGGGCGAGGAAGAACTGCTCGCGTTCGACGACGAGGGAACCGCTGCGACACGGAACGAACCGTACTTCGACTGGACCTACGTCTGTCCGACCCACGACCGCTACCGGGAGGGGCTGCTCGACATTATCGAGGAGGCCGCCGGCGTGAACGAGGACGTGCGACTGGACGACGTCGGCTTCCCGCGCGAGGAGTACTGCCACTGTGACCGATGTGAGCGACGCTTCGCCGACAGTGAGTTCGACGACTGGGAGGCCTGGCGGACCCAGGTCATGACCGACTTCGTCGCGGCGGCCCGCGAGCGGGTCCCCGGCGACCTCTATCTGACACTCTACCCCGACCCCTATCCCGGCCATCTCGAGGCCCGCACCGGCGTCGCCGTCGACGACATCGAGCCCTACGTCGACGAGTTTGTCGTCCCCATCTACGATATGGCCTACTCGACGACCTACTGGCTGGAGATACTCGCGAAGGGCTTTCTCGACCGCCTCTCGACGCCCTTCAGTATCGAGCTGTACGCCGTCGACGTCGATATCGACGACCTCGCGAAGGCGACGGAGGTGGCCGCGGAGTACGGCCACTCGGTGCTCTTTGGCTACGACGCCAGCAACGCACGTGCGACGGTTCGCCGGCTCGGCGCGGACGCCCGCGATGGCCAGTCCTTCGGGCCCGAGTAAAGGCCCGGCAGCCGCCACGTGGCTTTTTACGTCCGTGTGCCGAACTTTCAGCTATGCGACAACGAATTAACCGCGCGTTCAGCCGTGCCAAGTACGCAGCCACCGGCGGGGCCATCGGCGGCGCTATCGGCGGACTGTTCAGTTCGAAGCTCGCGAGCACGGGCGCCGGCATCGGGGCGCTGGTCGGTGCGATGGTCGGCGAGAAGTGGGCCGACGCCGAGCCGGTGGTCGAGCGAGCCAAGGAGTCCGCGAAGGCGAAAGCCGGCGACAAACTGGGCGCGGCGGAGTGACCACGGCGGCGGAGGCCACTCACTCTCGCCGGGGCGTCCCGTCTCACGTCCGGCCGAAACGGTGCTCGCGCCAGCGCAGTATCTCCTCGCGGTCCCGCGTATCCTCGGGCAGTTCGTCGAACCAGCGAGCCTCGCTGATTTCGCCGTCCGGGTCCTGGACGTCTATCTCGGTGGTCTCGGCGCGGGCCTCGAAGACCGGGAGCAGCCCCCAGGTGTTGTTGTTCTCACAGTAAAACTCCACGCGCCCGAGCATCCCCAGCCCCTCGATACGGGCCTCGATACCGCTCTCCTCGGCCAGCTCTCGGAGGGCGGCCTCCCTGAACGATTCCCCGGGGTCGAGTTCGCCGCCGGGTAACACCCACCGACCGACGCCGTCGTGGCGCACCAGCAGGAGCTCGCCAGTAGGCCGGTAGGGGAGCGTGTGCGCGCCGAAGGGGGCGCCGTGGTCCCGGGCGTCCTCGGCGACGGTGCGAAAGCGGGGCCGCTTGACCCGCCGGTGGCGCGTAAACTCCACGAACTCGTCGTACTGCTCTCCCAGCTCGTGGTAGGTCTGTTCGGCCTGCTGACTGGCCACGTCGGCGAGATACCACAGGTCGTCGACGGTAGTCATCTGTCTCCGCGAGCTGTGACGTAGCTATCGCGCGCGGACAGCGGAGGGCAGGACGGACCAATCATGCAGGCCAGTACGCGAGAGAATTACTATAACCCTTCGACACACCGGCTTCCCGATGAATCAGTCCCTTTTTGAGCAGCCATCGAGTATCGGCGCGTATGGCATTCGAAGAAGACGACGAGGTCATTCTCCACGACGAGCACAGCGATTACGACGGCGAGACCGGGACCATCACGCAGGTCGTCGACACGATGTTCGGCGACGCCAACTACACGGTCTCCTTCGAGGACGGCCAGGAGCAGGGCGTCCCCGAGGACAACCTCGAAGCCAGCGAGTAAGCCGTGTCGTCGGTTCCGTTCCACTACGTCGACCTGCGGGCGTTCTGCTACGCCACCGAGGACGAGAAACGCGTCGAGAGCGCGCTCAGGACCTACCTCCCCGAGGAGTACCCCATCGAGCGGGCCGAGAGCGAGGGCCACTACGGCGATCGTATCGTGGTCCTCTCGGCCCGTGTCGAGAACGCAGACGAGGTGCGACAGGTCCTCTCGCAGGTGGCGACACTCGATGACATCGACGACGTGCGGGCGGAACTGGACGACCGTGTCGACGAGAACTGCTCGTTTTTCCTCACGCTGGATAAACAGGCCGCTTTCGGCGACGAGGTCCGCCGGGGCGACGGTATCACGCTCCGCGCGAAGGTCGAGGCCTATCCCGCGAAACGCGAGAACGCCGTCGAGAACGCCCGGGACCTGCTGGCCGAACTGTGATGTACGAGGCGGTTCACGCCCGGCCCGACGGGCCGAGCACCCTCGCTCGACAGGCCGAGACCGCCGCTGACTACGGCTTCGAGGGCGTCGTCGTCCGGAACCACGGCGACGAGGGCGAGCCCGACGATATCACAGCAGTCCGGGAAGCGGTCGACGTGGACGTGGTCGACGGCGTCGAGATTCGAGCCGACGACCCGTCCCAGGCCAGCGGCCTCGTGGGCAACTACCGCTCGAAACAGACGGTCGTCGTCGTCCACGGCGGCGACAGCGCGGTCAACCGCTTCGCCGTCGAGACCCCCGCTGTCGACGTGCTCGCTCACCCGATGGCGGGCGACGGCGATTTCAACCACGTGCTGGCCACGGCCGCTGCCGACAACGATGTCCGCGTCGAGTTCAATCTCCGCCCGGTCATCCAGGGCGAGGGCGGCAGCCGTGTCCGCCGGCTGCGTGGCCTCCGGAAACTCCGTGAACTCGTCGCCGACGCCGACGCACCCTTCGTCGTCAGCGCCGACCCGCGAAGTCACCTGGAGTTGCGCGCGCCGCGGGAGCTGGCCGCACTGGGCGAGGCTATCGGGTTCGACGCCGACGATATCCGGTCCGGGCTGGCCGAGTGGGGCCGGCTGGCCGCCCGCAACCGCGACCGGATGGGCGATTCGTACGTCGAGCCCGGGGTCCGACTGGACGATTCGTGATGGTTTCCTGAAACCTGATACCTTTATTTACCATGAGGGCCACAACGCTATTATATGGCAAACACGAGCCCGAAGTTCGGCGGTCTCGTGGTCGCCTCGCTCGCGGGCGTGGTGGGCACAAAGTATCTCCTGGGGGGAGCACTGGCAGCGGTCGAAGCGACGTCACTCAGTTCGGTTCTGGTCCTGGATAGCATCCCGGCGACGTTCGCGGTCGGGACAATCCTGGGACTCGTCACCGGGTCGCTGGTCAGTGGGTTCATCCTGTCTCGACATATGGCTGTCGCCGTCTTCCTCGGCGTCATCGCACTCAGCGTCCCCGCGCTCCGGGCCGCTGACCCCGTCATTATCGTCGAGACCATCGGGATGATGCTGTCGATCCTGTATCTGCTCGTCCGGAGTCCAATAGAGCGGATAGAGCCGGCCAACGTCGACGACTCCGACAGCGCCAGTCGGCACGGCTCGACGCTCCGGTGACCGCCGCGAGACGTCGATGACATCCGTTTTCACTCCGGCCCGCTAACGCGAGGTATGGACGCTGAATTCGGGGGTACTGGCTCGTGAAACACCTGCCGAAACATCTCCAGCCCCGCTGGCGCTATCTCGCGGTGGCCATCGAGACGTGGCCAGACGCCGATCTGGACCGGCGAGCCTTCCAGCGTGAGGTGTGGTACGCGACCCAGAACCTGCTGGGCGACACCGGCAGCGCCGACGCGGACATGACCGTCCTGCGCTTTACCCACGAGGACGGCGTCGGCCACGCTATCGTCCGGGTCCGACGGGGCCACACCGAGGACGCCCGCGCGGCGCTTGCCTGTCTGAACAGCGTCGACGGCGCGCCCGTGGGCCTTCGTGTCACCGGCACCAGCGGCACCGTTCGTGCCTGTGAGGAAAAATATATACGCGGCCCGGCAAAAGGCCCGGAACAGAGACAGGTCGTGTTCGAGACCCGGGACCGGCGTGCGGTCGCCCGCGACGGGCGGGTGGACGTAGCGACCGACGACGGGTTCGTCGGCGCGACAGACCTCGACATCTAACACTATGCAGGGACAAAACCAACAGCAGGCGTACGACCGCGGAATCACTATCTTCTCTCCGGACGGGCGTCTCTATCAGGTCGAGTACGCCCGCGAGGCGGTCAAACGCGGCACGGCGAGTATCGGCATCCGGACGAGCGACGGTGTCGTCCTGGCTGTCGACAAGCGCATCCGCTCGCCGCTGATGGAACGCTCCTCCGTCGAGAAGATACACAAGGCCGACGACCACATCGGTATCGCGAGTGCCGGCCACGTCGCCGACGCCCGCCAGCTCATCGACTTCGCTCGCCGGCAGGCCCAGGTCAACCACCTGCGCTACGGCGAGCCGGTCGGCGTCGAGACGCTGACGAAGGAGATTACGGACTACATCCAGCAGTACACGCAGGTCGGCGGCGCGCGACCGTTCGGCGTCGCGCTCATCATCGCCGGCATCGCCAACGGCGAGCCCCGTCTCTACGAGACGGACCCCTCGGGGACCCCCTACGAGTGGAAGGCACTGGCCGTGGGTGCCGACCGGGGTGACATCCGCGACTACCTCGAAGCACACTACGACGAGTCGATGGTGCTCTCGGAGGGCGTCGACCTCGCGCTCGAAGCGCTCGCGTCGGTCGCCGAGGACGGACTCGCTCCCGAAGGGATCGGCATCGCGACCATCGACGTCGAGACCGAGACGTTCGGCGAGCTCTCCGACGACGAGAAGCGCGAGCATCTGGAGGCGGCCGACCTGCTGGCCGACCCCGAGGCCGAGGACAGCGAGGACGCCGAGGACGTCGACGAGGAGTAGGCGGTTTCCTTTTCCCAGCCGACCATAGAATTAAGCCCCAGAGTGGCAAAGCGTGCTGTATGAACTGTCCACGGTGTGGGGGAACGCTGACGCGCTATCGGCTGGGCGAGCGGGAGACCGTCGGCTGTCAGGAGTGTGAGTACGTTGGGGTGACGGTCGACCACACGGCCGA is a window encoding:
- the thiC gene encoding phosphomethylpyrimidine synthase ThiC gives rise to the protein MTQLQAARNGTVTEAMERVAERERTSAEFVREQVADGQAVIPANVDHDSLDPMIIGREFGTKVNANIGNSEETSDLEGELEKLHTAVHYGADTVMDLSTGSDLDAIREANVEHSPVPIGTVPIYEAVKRVDEPADITHELLLDVIAKQARQGVDYMTIHAGVRMEHLPLTDGRKTGIVSRGGSILAQWMEENGMENPLYTKFEAICDIFVDYDVTFSLGDGLRPGSLADAGDEAQYAELDTLGELTRTAWDNGVQVMVEGPGHVPMDEVAEQVERQQRVCDGAPFYVLGPLVTDIAPGYDHITSAIGATEAARAGAAMLCYVTPKEHLGLPEQEDVRDGLAAYRIAAHSADVANGRDGARAWDDALSEARYAFDWREQFDLALDPERAKSYHDQTLPGDNYKEARFCSMCGVDFCSMRIDQDAREDGEMTDIETGSDERTDAGDSAAAEVNRPPVGTHGGASVPSGALGDDE
- a CDS encoding glycine zipper 2TM domain-containing protein, whose protein sequence is MRQRINRAFSRAKYAATGGAIGGAIGGLFSSKLASTGAGIGALVGAMVGEKWADAEPVVERAKESAKAKAGDKLGAAE
- a CDS encoding NUDIX hydrolase → MTTVDDLWYLADVASQQAEQTYHELGEQYDEFVEFTRHRRVKRPRFRTVAEDARDHGAPFGAHTLPYRPTGELLLVRHDGVGRWVLPGGELDPGESFREAALRELAEESGIEARIEGLGMLGRVEFYCENNNTWGLLPVFEARAETTEIDVQDPDGEISEARWFDELPEDTRDREEILRWREHRFGRT
- a CDS encoding DUF1918 domain-containing protein, coding for MAFEEDDEVILHDEHSDYDGETGTITQVVDTMFGDANYTVSFEDGQEQGVPEDNLEASE
- a CDS encoding RNA-binding protein; amino-acid sequence: MSSVPFHYVDLRAFCYATEDEKRVESALRTYLPEEYPIERAESEGHYGDRIVVLSARVENADEVRQVLSQVATLDDIDDVRAELDDRVDENCSFFLTLDKQAAFGDEVRRGDGITLRAKVEAYPAKRENAVENARDLLAEL
- a CDS encoding RNase P subunit p30 family protein codes for the protein MYEAVHARPDGPSTLARQAETAADYGFEGVVVRNHGDEGEPDDITAVREAVDVDVVDGVEIRADDPSQASGLVGNYRSKQTVVVVHGGDSAVNRFAVETPAVDVLAHPMAGDGDFNHVLATAAADNDVRVEFNLRPVIQGEGGSRVRRLRGLRKLRELVADADAPFVVSADPRSHLELRAPRELAALGEAIGFDADDIRSGLAEWGRLAARNRDRMGDSYVEPGVRLDDS
- a CDS encoding Rpp14/Pop5 family protein, whose translation is MKHLPKHLQPRWRYLAVAIETWPDADLDRRAFQREVWYATQNLLGDTGSADADMTVLRFTHEDGVGHAIVRVRRGHTEDARAALACLNSVDGAPVGLRVTGTSGTVRACEEKYIRGPAKGPEQRQVVFETRDRRAVARDGRVDVATDDGFVGATDLDI
- the psmA gene encoding archaeal proteasome endopeptidase complex subunit alpha codes for the protein MQGQNQQQAYDRGITIFSPDGRLYQVEYAREAVKRGTASIGIRTSDGVVLAVDKRIRSPLMERSSVEKIHKADDHIGIASAGHVADARQLIDFARRQAQVNHLRYGEPVGVETLTKEITDYIQQYTQVGGARPFGVALIIAGIANGEPRLYETDPSGTPYEWKALAVGADRGDIRDYLEAHYDESMVLSEGVDLALEALASVAEDGLAPEGIGIATIDVETETFGELSDDEKREHLEAADLLADPEAEDSEDAEDVDEE